Proteins co-encoded in one Polaromonas vacuolata genomic window:
- the pstS gene encoding phosphate ABC transporter substrate-binding protein PstS — MNVSFKLSLTGIAAIAALSFSSLSSAQQITGAGASFPAPLYSKWASDYNKATGVKVNYQSVGSGAGIKQIDSKTVDFGASDMPQTDEVLAAKGQIQFPAVIGGTVPVVNIKGIAPGQMKLDGQVLGDIYLGKITKWNDPAIVALNPGLALPDAAIATVRRADGSGTTFNFTNYLSRVHAEWKTKVGEGTAVNWPVGAGGKGNEGVAAFVNRLPNSIGYVEYSYVKQNKMTYTLMKNHDGVFVSPNDASFAAAADGAQWNKSFYQLITDQPGKNAWPISTATFILLNMKQETPANATEVFKFFNWAYKNGGASAAALDYVPMPANVIGTIEKSWAKVTDMSGKSVATK; from the coding sequence ATGAACGTGAGCTTCAAACTTTCCTTGACCGGTATTGCTGCCATCGCTGCGCTGAGCTTTAGCAGCTTGTCTAGTGCACAGCAAATAACGGGTGCAGGTGCAAGTTTTCCTGCCCCGCTTTACTCGAAGTGGGCTTCTGATTACAACAAGGCTACCGGTGTCAAAGTCAATTACCAGTCCGTAGGATCTGGCGCTGGCATTAAGCAAATAGATTCCAAGACAGTTGATTTTGGCGCTTCCGATATGCCGCAAACCGATGAAGTGTTGGCTGCAAAAGGTCAGATCCAGTTCCCTGCTGTGATTGGCGGCACGGTTCCAGTGGTCAACATCAAGGGTATAGCACCCGGCCAAATGAAGTTAGATGGCCAAGTGTTGGGCGACATCTACTTGGGCAAAATCACGAAATGGAATGACCCCGCCATCGTGGCACTCAATCCAGGCTTGGCTTTACCAGACGCTGCGATTGCAACGGTTCGCCGCGCCGATGGTTCAGGTACAACTTTTAACTTCACCAACTATCTCAGCCGCGTGCATGCTGAGTGGAAAACCAAAGTCGGTGAAGGCACAGCAGTTAACTGGCCAGTCGGTGCCGGCGGCAAAGGTAACGAAGGCGTTGCCGCTTTTGTGAACCGCCTGCCTAACTCCATCGGTTACGTCGAGTACTCGTATGTCAAGCAAAATAAAATGACTTACACCTTGATGAAAAACCATGATGGTGTTTTTGTCTCGCCTAATGACGCGTCGTTTGCCGCTGCCGCTGACGGTGCGCAATGGAATAAGTCTTTCTACCAACTGATCACTGACCAGCCCGGTAAAAATGCATGGCCTATCTCTACTGCTACTTTTATCTTGCTGAACATGAAGCAAGAAACACCTGCCAATGCGACTGAAGTCTTTAAGTTCTTCAACTGGGCGTATAAAAATGGTGGCGCTAGCGCTGCTGCTCTGGACTATGTGCCAATGCCTGCCAACGTGATTGGCACGATTGAGAAATCATGGGCCAAAGTCACTGATATGTCTGGTAAATCAGTCGCCACTAAGTAA
- the phoB gene encoding phosphate regulon transcriptional regulator PhoB gives MKQLPRVLIVEDEPAIAELIAVNLLHGGFDPVLAQDSVTAQRELDANLPDIILLDWMLPGQSGVSLARQWRKQARSKDIPIIMLTAKGDEPDKVEGLDAGADDYITKPFSTQELLARIRAVLRRRAPEAINDTVSVGALMLDASTHRISFKDQDLKLGPTEFKLLHYLMKNAERVHSRSSLLDKVWGDHVFIEERTVDVHVKRLREALGDAGAMVETVRGAGYRLTNQLPGAALPNRSNL, from the coding sequence ATGAAACAACTGCCACGCGTTTTGATTGTTGAGGACGAGCCTGCAATCGCTGAATTAATTGCTGTCAATCTTTTGCACGGCGGCTTTGATCCGGTGCTAGCGCAAGACAGCGTGACCGCTCAGCGTGAGCTTGATGCTAACTTGCCCGATATCATCTTGCTGGACTGGATGCTACCCGGTCAAAGCGGTGTTTCATTGGCGCGGCAATGGCGCAAACAGGCGCGCAGCAAAGATATTCCCATCATCATGTTGACCGCTAAAGGCGATGAGCCGGACAAGGTTGAAGGCTTGGATGCGGGTGCCGATGACTACATCACCAAGCCGTTTTCGACCCAAGAATTACTGGCGCGTATTCGGGCTGTGCTGCGTCGGCGTGCGCCTGAAGCGATCAATGACACAGTCAGCGTGGGCGCTTTAATGTTGGACGCCTCTACGCACAGAATTTCTTTTAAAGATCAAGACCTTAAGCTTGGACCGACTGAATTCAAATTACTTCACTACCTGATGAAGAATGCCGAGCGCGTGCATAGCCGCAGCTCACTGCTAGACAAAGTCTGGGGTGACCACGTGTTTATAGAAGAACGCACTGTCGACGTTCATGTCAAGCGTCTGCGTGAAGCACTGGGTGACGCTGGTGCAATGGTCGAGACGGTACGCGGTGCGGGTTACCGTTTAACCAATCAGCTGCCTGGTGCTGCGCTGCCCAATCGCAGCAACCTTTAA
- a CDS encoding MATE family efflux transporter, translating into MTEIKTIAKHASSVLVGQLAVMAYGVADTVIAGRYSDAALASLSVGSAIYVSVFVGLLGIVMALLPIWAEMRGANRFEDMGKSLRQSLYLCVLITLTGMTALLFPGPLLRWAKVPVLMLGEVESYLRVLAFAFAPALLFRVYSSFNQALGKPLLVTWLQVGALGLKIPLSIWLVGGGAGIEPMGAVGCAWATLVVSYTLMALGLIMLRTQKLYTPFRIWKAMEKPDWRQIGEFARLGIPGGLAYMVEITSFTLMALFIARLGTTASASHQIAASVGAILYMVPLSMAIACSARVSYWLGAGHPDKAKRIVIISLQTTMLISLLLAATLFISRQTVAGLYSASPDIVRMGATLLAWVALFHLADATQALCSFLLRCYRITLKPLALYGVLLWGMGLYGGYLMAYKGLFGRPATQAAVSFWVTSTVALALVALCFLLLLWRAVVSDMNTKRSGNLAT; encoded by the coding sequence ATGACAGAGATTAAAACCATTGCTAAGCACGCTAGCAGCGTGCTGGTAGGACAACTTGCGGTAATGGCCTATGGCGTTGCCGATACCGTGATTGCTGGTCGTTACAGCGATGCCGCACTGGCTTCTTTGTCCGTGGGCTCGGCAATCTACGTCAGCGTGTTTGTCGGCCTGCTGGGCATTGTGATGGCGCTGTTGCCTATCTGGGCAGAGATGCGCGGCGCGAACCGCTTTGAAGACATGGGCAAGTCACTACGCCAAAGCCTTTATTTATGCGTTTTGATCACACTGACTGGCATGACGGCGCTGTTGTTTCCTGGCCCTTTGCTGCGCTGGGCGAAAGTGCCAGTTTTGATGCTGGGAGAAGTCGAAAGCTATCTCCGAGTATTGGCCTTTGCTTTTGCACCAGCCTTGCTGTTTCGTGTCTACAGCAGCTTTAACCAGGCTCTTGGCAAGCCGCTGTTAGTGACGTGGCTACAAGTAGGCGCACTAGGCCTAAAAATACCCTTGTCTATCTGGCTAGTGGGTGGTGGCGCTGGCATAGAGCCCATGGGCGCAGTAGGTTGCGCTTGGGCCACATTGGTTGTGAGCTATACGCTGATGGCGCTTGGCCTAATCATGCTACGCACGCAAAAACTCTATACGCCGTTTCGTATCTGGAAGGCTATGGAAAAGCCAGATTGGCGTCAAATCGGTGAGTTTGCTCGGCTAGGTATTCCGGGCGGTCTGGCTTACATGGTGGAGATCACCTCCTTTACGTTAATGGCCTTATTTATCGCGCGCTTGGGTACTACCGCATCAGCCAGTCACCAAATAGCCGCTAGCGTAGGCGCCATCCTTTATATGGTGCCGCTATCAATGGCGATAGCCTGCAGCGCACGGGTTTCCTATTGGCTGGGTGCAGGACATCCGGACAAGGCCAAGCGGATTGTGATCATCAGCCTCCAAACCACTATGCTGATATCGCTACTCTTAGCAGCAACGCTTTTTATCTCTAGGCAAACGGTTGCAGGCCTTTACTCAGCGTCTCCCGACATCGTGCGCATGGGCGCGACCTTGCTAGCTTGGGTTGCGTTATTTCATCTGGCCGATGCGACACAAGCACTCTGCTCTTTTTTGCTGCGCTGCTACCGCATCACACTCAAGCCCTTAGCGCTATATGGCGTGCTGCTCTGGGGCATGGGTTTATATGGCGGCTATCTGATGGCCTACAAAGGTTTGTTTGGCCGACCAGCGACGCAAGCAGCGGTGAGTTTTTGGGTCACCAGCACAGTAGCTTTAGCACTGGTGGCGCTTTGCTTTTTGCTTTTATTGTGGCGCGCTGTTGTCAGCGATATGAACACCAAGCGAAGCGGCAACCTAGCGACGTAA
- the pstC gene encoding phosphate ABC transporter permease subunit PstC — MTNPPPVKKTRSGPMADRIFGWAAKGAAIFTLLILLAILASLTVSAWPAIHEYGFGFLTSTTWDPVKDEYGGLVMIYGTVMTSIIALIIAVPVSFGIALFLTELSPAWLKRPLGTAIELLAAVPSIVYGMWGLLVFSPVLSTYVQQPLQSAFGDVPVLGALFSGPPVGIGLLSAGIILAIMIIPFIASVMRDVFEVTPSLLKESAYGLGATTWEVVSQVVLPYTKAGVVGGIMLGLGRAIGETMAVTFVIGNFNQLDSLSLFQAANSITSALANEFAEAGPGLHQAALMYLGLVLFFITFVVLVLSKVLLSQLKKNEGVKT; from the coding sequence ATGACCAATCCGCCTCCTGTTAAAAAAACTCGCTCCGGGCCTATGGCCGACCGCATCTTTGGCTGGGCTGCCAAAGGTGCGGCAATTTTTACCCTGTTAATTTTGTTGGCCATATTGGCGTCACTCACTGTGAGTGCTTGGCCGGCCATCCATGAGTATGGTTTCGGATTTTTGACCAGTACCACCTGGGATCCTGTGAAGGACGAGTACGGTGGTTTGGTGATGATTTACGGCACCGTCATGACCTCCATCATTGCGTTAATCATTGCTGTGCCTGTGAGCTTTGGTATTGCTTTATTTTTAACTGAGTTGTCCCCGGCCTGGCTCAAACGCCCGCTGGGTACGGCTATTGAGTTGTTGGCAGCTGTTCCGTCTATCGTCTACGGTATGTGGGGCTTGTTGGTGTTTAGCCCGGTGCTATCGACCTATGTGCAGCAGCCGCTGCAAAGCGCGTTTGGTGATGTGCCAGTTCTTGGCGCACTGTTTTCTGGCCCGCCGGTGGGTATCGGCCTTTTGTCGGCCGGTATTATCTTGGCCATCATGATCATTCCGTTCATCGCTTCAGTGATGCGCGATGTGTTTGAAGTCACGCCCAGCTTGCTTAAAGAATCAGCTTACGGCTTAGGCGCTACGACTTGGGAGGTCGTCTCGCAAGTCGTATTGCCTTACACCAAAGCTGGTGTAGTGGGCGGCATTATGTTGGGTTTGGGTCGCGCCATTGGTGAGACCATGGCGGTCACTTTTGTGATTGGTAACTTCAACCAACTGGACAGTCTTAGCTTGTTCCAAGCGGCTAACAGCATTACCTCCGCCTTGGCCAATGAGTTCGCCGAAGCCGGTCCTGGACTGCATCAAGCCGCATTAATGTATTTGGGTTTGGTTTTGTTCTTTATTACTTTTGTTGTGTTGGTGCTGTCCAAGGTTTTACTCTCGCAACTCAAGAAAAATGAAGGGGTCAAGACATGA
- the rho gene encoding transcription termination factor Rho yields MHLNELKALHVSEVLKQAEALEIENVGRMRKQELMFAIIKKRSKTGETIVADGVLEVLPDGFGFLRAPDSSYTASTDDIYISPSQIRRFNLHTGDQIEGEVRTPKDGERYFALNKLDKVNDGLPEDNKHKVMFENLTPLFPREQFKLERDIKGEENLTSRIIDIIAPIGKGQRALLVAPPKSGKTVMMQNIAHAITANYPEVVMMVLLVDERPEEVTEMQRSVRGEVISSTFDEPAARHVHVAEMVIERAKRLVELGKDVVILLDSITRLARAYNNVLPSSGKVLTGGVDANALQRPKRFFGAARKIEEGGSLTIIGTALVDTGSRMDEVIFEEFKGTGNCEIHLDRRLYEKRVFPAIHLNRSGTRKEELLLAPEILQKSRILRQFMYNMDEIESMELMLKNMKATKNNHEFFDMMRRGG; encoded by the coding sequence ATGCATTTAAACGAGCTCAAGGCACTGCATGTGTCTGAAGTCCTCAAGCAAGCTGAAGCCCTTGAGATTGAAAATGTCGGTCGCATGCGCAAGCAAGAGCTGATGTTCGCCATCATTAAAAAGCGCTCTAAAACCGGTGAAACCATAGTCGCTGACGGCGTGCTTGAAGTGTTGCCAGACGGTTTTGGCTTTTTACGTGCACCAGACTCCAGCTATACCGCTAGCACTGACGACATCTACATCAGCCCTAGTCAAATTCGCCGCTTCAACCTACACACTGGCGACCAGATCGAAGGCGAAGTTCGTACACCCAAAGACGGCGAGCGCTACTTTGCTTTGAACAAACTCGACAAGGTCAATGACGGCCTGCCAGAGGACAATAAGCACAAGGTGATGTTTGAGAACTTGACGCCGCTGTTTCCTCGCGAGCAGTTCAAGTTAGAGCGCGACATCAAGGGCGAAGAAAACCTGACCAGCCGCATCATTGACATCATTGCGCCGATTGGCAAAGGCCAACGCGCCTTGCTGGTAGCACCGCCAAAATCTGGCAAAACCGTGATGATGCAAAACATCGCCCATGCTATTACGGCCAATTACCCAGAAGTGGTGATGATGGTGTTGTTAGTTGATGAGCGCCCCGAAGAAGTGACCGAGATGCAGCGCAGCGTGCGCGGCGAAGTCATCTCATCGACGTTTGACGAGCCAGCTGCACGCCACGTTCACGTGGCTGAAATGGTGATTGAGCGCGCTAAGCGCTTGGTAGAACTCGGCAAAGATGTAGTGATTTTGCTGGACTCCATTACCCGTTTGGCACGCGCCTACAACAACGTGCTGCCATCGTCAGGCAAAGTGCTGACCGGTGGTGTGGACGCCAATGCATTGCAACGCCCTAAGCGCTTTTTCGGCGCGGCGCGCAAGATTGAAGAAGGCGGCAGCTTGACCATTATTGGCACGGCTTTGGTCGATACCGGCAGCCGAATGGACGAAGTGATCTTTGAAGAATTCAAAGGCACGGGCAACTGCGAGATTCATCTCGATCGCCGTCTCTACGAAAAGCGCGTGTTTCCAGCGATTCATCTGAACCGCTCAGGCACGCGTAAAGAAGAGTTGCTGTTGGCACCAGAGATTTTGCAGAAGTCACGGATTTTGCGCCAGTTCATGTACAACATGGACGAGATCGAATCCATGGAATTAATGCTCAAGAACATGAAGGCCACGAAAAACAATCACGAGTTCTTTGACATGATGCGCCGCGGCGGTTAA
- the pstA gene encoding phosphate ABC transporter permease PstA, translating into MSAVLQSAREAKFARRKLINRLAIVLALGAMLFGLFWLSWILFEVVRLGFAGLTMDTLTQMTPPPNELGGLANAIYGSFLMVMLSALVGTPIGLMAGIYLAEFDTKSWLATVTRFVNDILLSAPSIVIGLFVYAVVVARFKTFSGWAGMIALALLVIPVVIRTTENMLQLVPSGLREAAYALGAPKWKVILSITLKAARAGVVTGVMLAVARVAGETAPLLFTALNNQFWTSSMGEPMASLPVTIFKFAMSPYENWQKLAWAGVLLITMAVLALNILARVLTRAKT; encoded by the coding sequence ATGAGCGCCGTGCTGCAATCGGCTCGCGAAGCTAAATTCGCGCGACGTAAATTAATCAATCGCTTAGCTATTGTGCTGGCGCTTGGCGCTATGCTTTTTGGCCTGTTCTGGCTGTCTTGGATACTTTTTGAAGTGGTGCGTTTAGGCTTTGCTGGCCTGACTATGGACACCCTCACACAGATGACGCCACCGCCGAATGAGTTGGGCGGTTTAGCGAATGCGATTTACGGCTCGTTTTTGATGGTCATGTTGTCGGCTTTGGTCGGTACACCGATTGGTTTGATGGCCGGTATTTATTTGGCTGAGTTCGACACCAAAAGCTGGCTTGCTACCGTTACCCGTTTCGTCAACGACATCTTGCTTTCTGCACCATCCATAGTGATTGGTCTTTTTGTCTACGCCGTTGTTGTGGCACGCTTTAAGACTTTTTCTGGCTGGGCCGGCATGATTGCGTTGGCTCTGTTGGTTATTCCTGTGGTGATTCGTACTACCGAAAATATGCTGCAATTAGTGCCTTCCGGTTTGCGCGAAGCCGCTTACGCACTGGGTGCGCCAAAGTGGAAAGTGATCTTGAGTATTACGCTCAAAGCCGCTAGAGCTGGTGTTGTCACTGGCGTCATGCTGGCCGTTGCCCGTGTGGCTGGCGAGACCGCGCCGCTTTTGTTCACCGCACTGAATAACCAGTTCTGGACTTCCAGTATGGGTGAGCCCATGGCTAGTTTGCCCGTAACCATTTTTAAGTTCGCTATGAGCCCGTATGAGAATTGGCAAAAACTGGCTTGGGCTGGTGTGCTTCTTATCACCATGGCGGTGTTGGCTTTGAATATTCTTGCCCGTGTTTTGACACGCGCCAAAACCTGA
- the phoR gene encoding phosphate regulon sensor histidine kinase PhoR, producing MISRWLGFVACMLVGGVAGFLLQGRAGEIIGMGLAATLWMAFDSFCLARLLAWLRLEQANESTTVLGDSVPRMHGIWGEAVGRALRLVKDRNELLVESRGRLNEFLSAIQASPSGVVLLDAQGRIEWCNYFATQHYGFDAQRDLLQHITNLVREPAFKAYMAGNDFTHDVVIAGSASTPARRVKLSVHAHAYGRNQKLLLSRDITALELAETMRRDFVANVSHEIRTPLTVLSGFIETLQNLPLKEAERERYLRLMGQQSQRMQILVSDLLTLSRIDGSPQPGASEWVLVGGLLVQCEQEAKALSSVISPLGHQIHFDAGPVSEISGVQNELFSAMSNLVTNAVRYTPGAGVVKVSWSVLADGRGQFIVSDSGPGIELEHLPRLTERFYRVDRSRSRETGGTGLGLAIVKHVVQRHNAELVIHSQVGQGSSFSIIFPASRVRQMPVLLRAA from the coding sequence ATGATTAGCCGCTGGCTGGGTTTTGTTGCTTGCATGTTGGTGGGTGGGGTTGCGGGATTTTTACTTCAGGGCCGCGCCGGTGAAATTATCGGTATGGGCCTCGCCGCTACTTTGTGGATGGCATTCGATAGTTTTTGTTTGGCCCGTTTGCTGGCGTGGCTGCGTTTAGAGCAAGCCAATGAATCAACCACTGTGTTGGGCGATAGCGTGCCGCGTATGCACGGTATTTGGGGCGAAGCTGTGGGCCGTGCGCTTAGGCTGGTGAAAGACCGCAATGAATTGCTGGTTGAGAGTCGCGGCCGTTTGAATGAGTTTTTATCTGCTATTCAAGCCTCGCCTAGCGGGGTTGTCTTGTTAGATGCGCAAGGCCGAATTGAGTGGTGCAATTATTTTGCGACCCAACACTATGGCTTCGATGCTCAGCGTGACTTGCTCCAGCACATCACCAATTTGGTCAGAGAACCAGCCTTTAAAGCTTATATGGCAGGCAATGATTTCACCCATGATGTGGTGATTGCTGGCAGTGCCAGCACGCCAGCGCGCCGCGTCAAACTGTCTGTGCATGCGCATGCTTACGGTAGAAATCAAAAGCTACTGCTTTCCCGTGACATCACCGCGCTGGAGTTGGCGGAAACCATGCGACGTGATTTTGTCGCCAATGTCTCGCACGAAATCCGCACGCCTTTGACTGTCTTGTCAGGCTTTATTGAAACGCTGCAAAACCTTCCACTCAAAGAAGCCGAACGGGAGCGTTACCTAAGGTTAATGGGGCAACAATCGCAGCGCATGCAGATTTTGGTCAGCGATTTGTTAACCCTATCGCGCATCGATGGCAGTCCGCAACCCGGTGCTAGTGAGTGGGTCTTGGTGGGTGGGCTACTGGTGCAGTGTGAGCAAGAAGCAAAAGCTTTGTCGTCCGTGATCTCACCTTTGGGTCATCAAATTCATTTTGATGCGGGTCCAGTGTCTGAGATTTCTGGCGTGCAAAACGAGTTGTTCAGTGCTATGTCTAATCTGGTCACCAATGCAGTGCGCTACACGCCAGGTGCTGGCGTAGTTAAGGTTAGCTGGTCTGTATTAGCCGATGGTCGTGGTCAGTTCATCGTCAGCGACAGTGGGCCTGGCATAGAGCTTGAACATTTACCGCGCCTGACTGAGCGTTTTTACCGAGTTGACCGCAGTCGCTCGCGGGAGACTGGCGGCACGGGTTTGGGACTGGCCATCGTCAAGCACGTGGTGCAACGGCATAACGCTGAATTAGTCATTCACAGCCAAGTCGGGCAGGGCTCAAGCTTTTCAATCATTTTTCCTGCAAGCCGTGTGCGCCAAATGCCAGTTTTGTTGAGGGCGGCTTGA
- the pstB gene encoding phosphate ABC transporter ATP-binding protein PstB, whose protein sequence is MQVSTPSATKPKIDVKNLDFYYGKFHALKNINLEIPEKKVTAFIGPSGCGKSTLLRVFNRMFELYPEQRAEGEILLDGENLLTSKKDVALIRAKIGMVFQKPTPFPMSIYDNIAFGVKLFDSLNSSDMDERVEWALRKAALWTEVKDKLKQSGSSLSGGQQQRLCIARGIAIKPEVLLLDEPCSALDPISTAKIEELITELKDDYTVVIVTHNMQQAARCSDYTAYMYLGDLVEFGVTEDIFFKPKRKETEDYITGRFG, encoded by the coding sequence ATGCAAGTTTCTACACCAAGCGCTACCAAGCCGAAGATTGACGTTAAAAATCTGGATTTTTATTACGGTAAATTTCACGCACTCAAAAATATTAATCTTGAAATTCCTGAGAAAAAAGTCACCGCTTTTATCGGCCCTTCAGGTTGTGGAAAATCAACTTTGCTGCGGGTTTTTAACCGCATGTTTGAGCTCTACCCTGAGCAGCGCGCCGAAGGTGAGATATTGCTCGACGGCGAGAATTTGCTGACCTCTAAAAAAGACGTCGCTTTAATTCGCGCCAAAATTGGAATGGTGTTCCAAAAGCCAACGCCTTTTCCAATGTCGATTTACGACAATATTGCTTTTGGCGTTAAGCTTTTCGATAGCCTCAACAGCAGCGATATGGATGAGCGTGTGGAGTGGGCACTGCGCAAAGCAGCGCTATGGACTGAGGTCAAAGACAAACTCAAGCAAAGCGGTTCTAGCCTCTCAGGCGGCCAACAGCAACGCTTGTGTATTGCTCGCGGTATTGCGATTAAGCCAGAAGTACTGCTGCTCGACGAACCTTGCTCGGCGTTAGACCCGATTTCAACCGCTAAGATTGAAGAGTTGATTACCGAGCTAAAAGACGACTACACCGTGGTTATTGTGACCCACAACATGCAGCAAGCTGCGCGCTGCAGTGATTACACTGCCTACATGTATCTGGGTGATTTGGTTGAGTTTGGCGTGACGGAAGATATTTTCTTCAAACCCAAGCGCAAAGAAACCGAAGACTACATCACCGGCCGATTCGGCTGA
- a CDS encoding type B 50S ribosomal protein L31: MKTGIHPNYREVCFTDLSNGFKFVTRSCVNTKEMVKMEDGRELPLYKLDTSSESHPFYTGTQKSVDNMGGRVERFRNRFGKTPAKAATPEVAA, translated from the coding sequence ATGAAAACCGGCATTCACCCTAACTACCGCGAAGTTTGTTTCACGGACTTGTCCAACGGCTTTAAATTTGTCACACGTTCATGCGTCAACACCAAAGAAATGGTGAAGATGGAAGACGGTCGCGAATTGCCACTGTACAAGCTCGACACGTCTAGCGAGTCACATCCTTTCTACACGGGTACACAAAAATCTGTGGACAACATGGGTGGCCGCGTTGAGCGTTTCCGCAACCGTTTCGGCAAGACACCGGCAAAAGCAGCTACGCCAGAAGTCGCAGCCTAA
- the phoU gene encoding phosphate signaling complex protein PhoU has protein sequence MPEKHLSTQFDSELNAVSSRVMELGGLVESQITNAFYALSQYSTESANLVIANEPRVNAMEIDIDRELSSIIARRQPTARDLRLLVAISKTTANLERVGDEADKIARMVKSIIDSGATRTLPTSGLRLACELASGQLRKSLDAFARLDTAMAVTILKEDNLIDQEFDGFVRKLITYMMEDPRTISTSLDLLFIAKAIERVGDHAKNIAEFIIYIVKGADVRHIPMADVESAVK, from the coding sequence ATGCCTGAAAAACACCTATCTACCCAGTTTGACAGCGAGCTTAATGCTGTTTCATCGCGCGTCATGGAACTCGGTGGACTGGTTGAGTCCCAGATAACCAATGCGTTTTATGCGCTTTCTCAATACAGCACTGAGAGCGCCAATTTAGTTATCGCCAACGAGCCGCGCGTTAACGCCATGGAAATTGATATCGATCGCGAGCTCTCTTCCATCATCGCTAGACGTCAGCCGACGGCGCGCGATCTGCGCCTTTTGGTCGCGATTTCAAAAACCACGGCGAATCTTGAGCGTGTTGGTGATGAAGCCGACAAAATTGCTCGTATGGTCAAATCCATTATTGACAGTGGCGCTACCCGCACCTTGCCGACATCGGGTTTGCGGTTGGCCTGCGAGTTGGCCTCGGGCCAGTTGCGCAAGTCGCTAGATGCTTTTGCGCGCTTAGACACGGCGATGGCAGTGACAATTCTCAAAGAAGACAACCTGATTGATCAGGAGTTCGACGGCTTCGTTCGCAAACTCATCACCTACATGATGGAAGACCCACGCACTATCTCCACCAGCCTTGATTTGCTGTTTATTGCCAAGGCGATTGAACGGGTCGGAGACCATGCCAAAAATATTGCTGAATTCATCATCTACATCGTCAAGGGTGCGGATGTGCGGCATATTCCCATGGCCGATGTTGAGTCCGCTGTTAAGTAA